GCTGATGACCCGGGAGCTGAAGGCCGAGGCGGCTCTCTAAGCCGTTCCCGATGGATTGCCAACGGCTCTAAGAAGGATTCCGACCCACCACCCCCAACCCAGACCTCGAGTCTCTCTGATGGCCTTCGAGATGGAGATCCGATGCAGCACCAGACCGTTCTGATCCTGGACTTTGGCAGCCAGTACACCCAGCTCATCGCCCGCCGCGTGCGGGAAAACCGTGTCTATTGCGAGATCGAGCCCTTCGACCTGTCGGTGGAGGAAATCCGCCGCCGCGCACCCATCGGTGTGATCCTCTCCGGCGGCCCCGACAGCGTCTACGGCGAGGACGCCCCGAGGGTCTCGGAGGAGCTCTTCGAGTTGGGAGTGCCGGTGCTGGGCATCTGCTACGGCATGCAGCTCTTGGCTTACACCCTGGGGGGCGAGGTGGAGGGTTCCGGGGAGCGTGAATACGGCCGCGCGGAGATCCGCCTCCATCGCAAGGAGGGGCTCTTCCACGGTCTGGCGGATCGGGAAACGGTGTGGATGAGCCACGGCGACCGCATCCGCCAGCCACCGCCGGGCTTCGAGGTGCTGGCGGATACCTCCAACGCCCCGGTGGTGGCCTTCGCCCATCGGGAGCGCCAGCTCTTCGGCATCCAATTCCACCCGGAGGTCTCCCACACGGTGCACGGCGGCGAGGTGCTGCGCAATTTCCTCTACACCCTCTGCGGTGCCGACGGGGATTGGACCATGGCCTCCTACGCCGACGAGGCGGCGGAGCAGGTGCGCTCCCAGGTCTCCGACGGCCGCGTCATCTGCGCCATCTCCGGCGGCGTCGACTCGGCGGTGACGGCGGCGCTGCTGCAACGCGCCGTGGGGGACTCCATGGTGGCCATCTTCGTGGACAACGGAGTGTTGCGCAAAGGCGAGCGCCGGCAGGTGGAGCACAGCCTACGGGAGGCGCTGGGAGTGTCCCTGATCACCGTCGATGCCCGGGAGCAATTCCTCAGCGAGCTCACCGCCGTCACCGACCCGGAAGCCAAGCGCAAGGTCATCGGCCGGGTGTTCATTGAGGTCTTCCAGGAGCAAGCCCAGAGCCTGGAAGGAGCGGCCTATCTGGCTCAGGGAACGCTCTATCCGGACGTCATCGAATCGGTGTCGGTGAAGGGACCGTCGGCGGTGATCAAGAGCCACCACAATGTCGGTGGGCTACCGGAGCAGCTGGGCTTCGAGCTGGTGGAGCCGCTGCGCTTCCTGTTCAAGGACGAGGTGCGCCAGCTAGGCCGCGAGCTGGGGTTGCCGGAGGAGTTCATCCAGCGCCATCCCTTCCCTGGGCCGGGGCTGGCGGTGCGCATCCTGGGAGAGGTGACGGCGGAGCGGGTGGCGCTGCTCCAGGAGGCGGACGACATCTTTCTCAACGAGCTCAAGGAGAGCGGCTATTACGAGCGCACCAGCCAGGCCTTTGCCGTGCTGCTGCCGGTGAAGACGGTGGGGGTGATGGGAGACCTGCGCACCTATGAGCACGTGGTGGCGCTGCGCTCGGTGGATACCCAGGACTTCATGACCGCCGACTGGAGTCATCTGCCCTACGAGCTGCTGGGCCGGGTGGCCAATCGCATCGTCAATGAGGTGCGGGGCATCAATCGGGTGGTTTACGACGTCACCAGCAAGCCCCCCGGCACCATCGAGTGGGAGTAGGGCGGAGGAGCTAGCTCCTGGGCAGCAGGGGCCGGGGCCGGTTCCGCTGCTCAGTCGCCGTTGGGGAGCTGGATCGGCGCGATCTTCTCGGGCTTTTTGCGCAGCGCCTTGGCCAGCCGCTCCGCCAGCGTCTTCTGCTGCGCCGTCGCATCCTGATTCAGTTGCACCCAGCCGCCGGCGATCATCGAGTGGCCGCCGCCCTTGCCCCGCCGTCGCACCAGCTTCTTCATGATCTCGCCGGCATTGGCCCGGGGGTTGGTGGTGCGGATGGAGAGGTACATGCGATCCTCGTAGATCCCGCTGCACAGGGACCAGGTCTTGTCTTCCATCCTCAGCAGGAAGTCCGCCACCTCGGGCACGATGTCCGGCTGCTGGACCTTGCCCAGGTGGCTGATGACCAGGGTGTCGACGGAGCGCAGATTCTCCAGCGCCTGGTGCAGGTTGCCAAAGTAACTGGGGGGAAGGGGGGCATTCTGGATCTTCCCCAGCAGCCGTTTGTTGGCGATGCCCAAAACGTAGTCGTACATCGCTTTGTCGGGGCCGGCGGATTCCCGGGAGAAGTCCTGGGTTTCGCTGCGAATAGCGTAGACCAGGGCGGTGGCGCCTTTGTGGGTGGGCTGGAGGTCGCTGGCGAGCAGGTACTCGGCGACGATGGTGGCGGTGGCGCCGTAGTCGACTCGGATGTCCGCGACGGGAACCTGGCCGGTAGCCCGGCGCTGGGGATGGTGATCCACCACGAGGTCGGGGACGATGTCTTCCGGCAGGGAGTTGTTACCGGTGCGGGGTTGGGTGTCGACCAGGGCGAAGTGTTTGTATTGTTTGAAGTTGAGATGGCGTATGTGGCTCAGCTTCATGCCCAGGCTGCGGACCATCTCCCGATTCTCAGCCCGCCCGACGATCCCGCCATAGCCGAGGGTGACCTGTTGTTTGAAGCGCCCGTGGAGGAGCCGGCCGAGGAGGCTGGCGGCGGCCAGGGAGTCGGGGTCGGGGTTGTCGTGGGTGAGTACCAGCCAGCGGCCCTTGGATGTCTTCTGGACGTGTTGCGCCAGGATCTCGAGGCGTTCCCGAGTCAAATCGCTGATGGTCGGTAGGTTGGGTTGGGGCACGCGAAAATTCTCCCGGCCGAAGCTCTAGAGCACTGGCTCGAAAACGTGGACGCTACCACAAGCGGCCCCTGAATCCTCCCCCTTGGGGACTCCCTACCCGAATCGTCCCAAGCTCGATTCCACCCACGATGAGGGGATCCCCCACGGCCTCGAGCCACGGTCGGTATGGTGAGGGAGCGGGATCCGAGGAT
The sequence above is drawn from the Acidobacteriota bacterium genome and encodes:
- the guaA gene encoding glutamine-hydrolyzing GMP synthase; amino-acid sequence: MQHQTVLILDFGSQYTQLIARRVRENRVYCEIEPFDLSVEEIRRRAPIGVILSGGPDSVYGEDAPRVSEELFELGVPVLGICYGMQLLAYTLGGEVEGSGEREYGRAEIRLHRKEGLFHGLADRETVWMSHGDRIRQPPPGFEVLADTSNAPVVAFAHRERQLFGIQFHPEVSHTVHGGEVLRNFLYTLCGADGDWTMASYADEAAEQVRSQVSDGRVICAISGGVDSAVTAALLQRAVGDSMVAIFVDNGVLRKGERRQVEHSLREALGVSLITVDAREQFLSELTAVTDPEAKRKVIGRVFIEVFQEQAQSLEGAAYLAQGTLYPDVIESVSVKGPSAVIKSHHNVGGLPEQLGFELVEPLRFLFKDEVRQLGRELGLPEEFIQRHPFPGPGLAVRILGEVTAERVALLQEADDIFLNELKESGYYERTSQAFAVLLPVKTVGVMGDLRTYEHVVALRSVDTQDFMTADWSHLPYELLGRVANRIVNEVRGINRVVYDVTSKPPGTIEWE
- a CDS encoding DHHA1 domain-containing protein; amino-acid sequence: MPQPNLPTISDLTRERLEILAQHVQKTSKGRWLVLTHDNPDPDSLAAASLLGRLLHGRFKQQVTLGYGGIVGRAENREMVRSLGMKLSHIRHLNFKQYKHFALVDTQPRTGNNSLPEDIVPDLVVDHHPQRRATGQVPVADIRVDYGATATIVAEYLLASDLQPTHKGATALVYAIRSETQDFSRESAGPDKAMYDYVLGIANKRLLGKIQNAPLPPSYFGNLHQALENLRSVDTLVISHLGKVQQPDIVPEVADFLLRMEDKTWSLCSGIYEDRMYLSIRTTNPRANAGEIMKKLVRRRGKGGGHSMIAGGWVQLNQDATAQQKTLAERLAKALRKKPEKIAPIQLPNGD